In a single window of the Limnohabitans sp. 2KL-27 genome:
- the leuS gene encoding leucine--tRNA ligase, with product MQDKYNHLEVEPAAQSRWTARDAYRVTEDASKKKFYACSMLPYPSGKLHMGHVRNYTINDMLTRSLRMKGYNVLMPMGWDAFGLPAENAALKNGVPPAKWTYENIAYMKKQMQAMGLAIDWSREVATCDPTYYKWNQWLFLKMLEKGIAYRKTQVVNWDPVDQTVLANEQVIDGKGWRTGAPVEKREIPGYYLNITSYAQELLDHVQIGNDQATLNGWPDKVRLMQENWIGKSEGVRFAFPHSIAGADGALIGDGKMYVFTTRADTIMGVTFCAVAAEHPLALHAASSNPALAAFLEECKSGGTTEAELATQEKKGMATGLFVTHPLTGAQVEVWVGNYVLMSYGDGAVMGVPAHDERDFAFALKYALPIQQVVAQRGAALSSPASGASDASSTSLPNAGNAKASFDATTWAEWYATKDGVCINSGELDGLTQKAAVYKVAELLAAKGLGEKKTTWRLRDWGVSRQRYWGTPIPIIHCDEHGAVPVPEKDLPVVLPQDCIPDGSGNPLHKHQGFHAGVTCPVCGKPARRETDTMDTFVDSSWYFMRYCDPTNTDKMVAEGADYWMPMDQYIGGIEHAILHLLYARFWTKVMRDLGLVKVDEPFTKLLTQGMVLNHIYSRRTAKGGKDYFWPHDIEHVLDDTGKVVGAKLKNEADSGDGRLPVGTPIDYEGVGTMSKSKNNGVDPQDLIEKYGADTARLYTMFTAPPEVTLEWNDSAVEGSYRFLRRVWNFAFKHHELLRSATSQDLSQAALGDAAKALRREMHLVLKQVGYDYERMQYNTVVSGCMKLLNALEDFKPDGSGPFHAGDTAALCEGVSLLMRMLYPACPHITDEIWQQLGYAKAAGELLDAPWPAVDESALERDQIELMLQINGKLRGAILVPAAADKAHIEAAALASEAFVKQAAGAAPKKVIVVPGRLVNIVV from the coding sequence ATGCAAGACAAGTACAACCACCTCGAAGTCGAACCCGCAGCGCAGTCCCGCTGGACGGCCCGCGACGCCTACCGCGTCACCGAAGACGCAAGTAAAAAGAAGTTTTACGCCTGCTCCATGCTGCCCTACCCCAGCGGCAAGCTGCACATGGGCCATGTGCGCAACTACACCATCAATGACATGCTCACGCGCAGCTTGCGCATGAAGGGCTACAACGTCTTGATGCCCATGGGCTGGGACGCTTTTGGCCTGCCCGCCGAAAACGCTGCGCTGAAAAACGGCGTGCCCCCGGCCAAGTGGACCTACGAGAACATCGCTTACATGAAAAAGCAGATGCAGGCGATGGGCTTGGCCATCGACTGGTCGCGCGAAGTCGCCACCTGCGACCCGACGTACTACAAGTGGAACCAGTGGTTGTTTTTGAAGATGCTCGAAAAAGGCATCGCCTACCGCAAGACCCAGGTCGTCAACTGGGACCCGGTGGACCAGACGGTGCTGGCCAACGAACAGGTGATTGACGGCAAAGGCTGGCGCACAGGCGCTCCGGTCGAAAAACGCGAGATTCCGGGCTACTACCTGAACATCACCTCGTATGCCCAAGAGCTGCTTGACCACGTGCAGATCGGCAACGACCAGGCCACCCTCAATGGCTGGCCTGACAAAGTGCGGCTGATGCAGGAAAACTGGATTGGCAAATCCGAAGGCGTGCGCTTTGCGTTCCCGCACAGCATTGCGGGCGCTGATGGCGCTTTGATCGGCGACGGCAAGATGTACGTCTTCACCACCCGCGCCGACACCATCATGGGCGTCACGTTTTGTGCGGTGGCCGCCGAGCACCCGCTGGCGCTGCATGCGGCCTCGTCCAACCCCGCCTTGGCGGCGTTTTTGGAAGAGTGCAAGAGCGGCGGCACGACCGAGGCTGAGCTGGCCACGCAAGAGAAAAAGGGCATGGCCACGGGCCTGTTCGTCACGCATCCTCTGACCGGCGCGCAGGTGGAGGTGTGGGTGGGCAATTACGTGCTGATGAGCTACGGCGACGGCGCGGTGATGGGTGTGCCTGCACACGACGAGCGCGACTTTGCGTTTGCTTTGAAGTACGCCTTGCCGATCCAGCAAGTCGTCGCTCAGCGTGGTGCGGCCTTGTCGTCGCCTGCGTCGGGCGCCTCAGACGCAAGCTCAACATCGTTGCCCAACGCAGGCAACGCCAAGGCCTCTTTTGACGCAACGACCTGGGCAGAGTGGTATGCGACCAAAGACGGCGTGTGCATCAATTCCGGTGAACTCGACGGCTTGACGCAAAAAGCCGCTGTTTACAAAGTCGCCGAGCTGCTCGCTGCCAAAGGTCTGGGCGAGAAAAAAACCACCTGGCGTTTGCGCGACTGGGGCGTGAGCCGCCAGCGTTACTGGGGCACACCGATCCCGATCATCCATTGCGACGAACATGGCGCGGTGCCCGTGCCCGAAAAAGACCTGCCGGTGGTCTTGCCGCAAGACTGCATCCCCGATGGATCGGGCAACCCGCTGCACAAGCACCAAGGTTTTCATGCCGGCGTCACTTGCCCGGTGTGCGGAAAACCCGCCCGCCGTGAGACCGACACCATGGACACCTTTGTGGATTCGTCCTGGTACTTCATGCGCTATTGCGACCCGACCAACACCGACAAGATGGTGGCCGAGGGCGCAGATTACTGGATGCCGATGGACCAGTACATCGGCGGCATCGAGCACGCGATTTTGCACCTGCTGTACGCGCGTTTTTGGACCAAGGTCATGCGCGATTTGGGCCTGGTCAAGGTCGATGAGCCCTTCACCAAGCTGCTCACGCAAGGCATGGTGCTGAACCACATTTATTCGCGCCGCACTGCCAAAGGCGGCAAGGACTACTTCTGGCCGCACGATATCGAGCATGTGCTCGACGACACCGGCAAAGTGGTGGGTGCCAAGCTCAAGAACGAAGCCGACAGCGGCGACGGCCGTTTGCCCGTGGGCACGCCAATAGACTACGAAGGCGTGGGCACCATGTCCAAGTCCAAGAACAATGGCGTGGACCCGCAGGACCTGATCGAAAAATACGGCGCCGACACCGCGCGCTTGTACACCATGTTCACCGCGCCGCCCGAGGTCACGCTGGAATGGAACGACTCGGCCGTGGAAGGCAGCTACCGCTTCTTGCGCCGGGTCTGGAACTTTGCGTTCAAGCACCACGAACTGCTGCGATCGGCCACCAGCCAAGACCTGAGCCAAGCCGCTTTGGGCGACGCCGCCAAAGCCCTGCGCCGCGAGATGCACTTGGTACTCAAGCAAGTGGGCTACGACTACGAGCGCATGCAGTACAACACCGTGGTCTCGGGCTGCATGAAGCTGCTCAATGCACTGGAAGATTTCAAGCCCGACGGCAGTGGACCTTTCCACGCGGGTGACACCGCCGCCCTGTGCGAAGGCGTGTCGCTCTTGATGCGCATGCTCTACCCCGCCTGCCCACACATCACCGACGAGATTTGGCAGCAACTGGGTTATGCCAAGGCTGCTGGCGAATTGCTCGACGCGCCTTGGCCCGCGGTGGACGAGTCGGCGCTCGAGCGTGACCAGATCGAGCTGATGCTGCAGATCAATGGCAAGCTGCGGGGGGCCATCCTGGTGCCTGCTGCCGCCGACAAAGCGCACATCGAAGCCGCTGCCCTGGCCAGCGAAGCCTTTGTCAAGCAGGCCGCCGGTGCTGCGCCCAAGAAGGTCATCGTGGTGCCGGGTCGCTTGGTCAACATTGTTGTGTAA
- the lptE gene encoding LPS assembly lipoprotein LptE, with protein MKPSRRFLLTAAGLAALPAWLSGCGFQLRQTNDFAFQTLYANFSTTSPLGVELRRNLLGSGRIALLTEPKEMPKADAILDILSETRQQVPVGVSATGQVRELQLRLQVQFRLRTPQGLDLIEPVTLAQQRDLSFTETAALSKEIEMGILYRDMQTDVVQQIMRRLSAVKPGSLPRPAGTAVPAAAPASGPASRP; from the coding sequence ATGAAACCCTCACGCCGATTCTTGTTGACCGCTGCGGGCTTAGCTGCCTTGCCCGCCTGGCTCTCGGGATGCGGGTTTCAGCTGCGCCAAACCAACGATTTCGCGTTCCAGACCTTGTATGCGAATTTTTCCACCACCTCGCCTTTGGGCGTGGAGTTGCGGCGCAACTTGCTCGGATCGGGGCGCATAGCGCTCTTGACCGAGCCCAAGGAAATGCCCAAGGCGGATGCCATTTTGGACATCCTCAGTGAAACCCGTCAGCAAGTGCCTGTCGGGGTGAGCGCAACCGGGCAGGTGCGCGAACTGCAATTGCGCTTGCAAGTGCAGTTTCGCTTGCGCACACCGCAAGGCCTTGATCTGATCGAGCCCGTCACTTTGGCCCAGCAGCGTGATTTGAGCTTCACCGAGACGGCGGCATTGTCCAAAGAAATCGAGATGGGCATCTTGTACCGCGACATGCAGACCGATGTCGTGCAGCAAATCATGCGCCGTTTGTCGGCGGTCAAGCCGGGCAGTTTGCCCAGGCCGGCGGGTACGGCAGTGCCCGCTGCAGCGCCTGCGTCCGGCCCGGCCTCCCGGCCTTGA
- a CDS encoding glutamate-5-semialdehyde dehydrogenase has translation MTELNTAEHVQALGQQAKQASALMAKASAATKNKALRHLAALLRANTDALQLDNAKDLERARAAGLAEPLVDRLKLSPQVLETCAQGCEQLAAMPDVIGEIIGLKQVPSGIRVGQMRVPIGVFGMIFESRPNVTIEAASLSIKSGNACILRGGSEAIESNKALAKLVQQALTESGLPLDAVQLVQTTDRAAVGQLITMPQFVDVVIPRGGKGLIERISAEAKVPVIKHLDGNCHTYVDDPCDIDMATRVADNAKTQKYSPCNASESLLVARGVAAEFLPKIGAIYAAKGVEMRCCPKAKAILSQVTGANLKDATEQDWFEEYLAPIISIKVVEGVDEAIAHINHYSSHHTDAILTRDHMHAQRFLREVDSASVMVNASTRFADGFEYGLGAEIGISTDKFHARGPVGIEGLTSLKYVVLGEGEVRG, from the coding sequence ATGACTGAATTGAACACCGCCGAACACGTCCAGGCCTTGGGCCAGCAGGCCAAACAAGCTTCGGCTTTGATGGCCAAGGCCTCGGCTGCCACCAAAAACAAGGCTTTGCGCCATTTGGCCGCCTTGTTGCGCGCCAACACCGATGCTTTGCAGCTGGACAACGCCAAAGATTTGGAGCGAGCCCGCGCCGCTGGCCTGGCCGAGCCCCTGGTCGACCGCCTCAAACTCAGTCCCCAGGTGCTGGAAACCTGCGCCCAGGGCTGCGAGCAGTTGGCCGCCATGCCCGATGTGATCGGCGAAATCATCGGCTTGAAGCAGGTACCCAGCGGCATTCGCGTGGGTCAGATGCGCGTGCCGATTGGCGTGTTCGGCATGATTTTCGAGAGCCGACCCAATGTGACCATCGAAGCGGCCAGCCTGTCCATCAAAAGCGGCAACGCCTGCATCTTGCGCGGTGGTTCAGAGGCGATTGAATCGAACAAGGCCTTGGCCAAATTGGTGCAGCAGGCCTTGACCGAGAGCGGCCTGCCACTTGATGCGGTGCAATTGGTGCAAACCACCGACCGCGCCGCCGTGGGCCAGCTCATCACCATGCCGCAGTTTGTGGACGTGGTCATCCCGCGGGGCGGCAAAGGCCTGATCGAGCGCATCAGCGCCGAAGCCAAAGTGCCCGTGATCAAGCACCTGGATGGCAACTGCCACACCTATGTGGACGACCCGTGCGACATCGACATGGCCACCCGGGTGGCCGACAACGCCAAAACCCAAAAATACAGCCCCTGCAACGCCAGCGAAAGTCTCTTGGTGGCGCGTGGTGTGGCGGCCGAATTCCTGCCCAAAATCGGGGCGATCTATGCCGCCAAGGGCGTGGAAATGCGATGCTGCCCCAAGGCCAAGGCCATCTTGAGCCAGGTCACCGGGGCCAACCTGAAAGACGCCACCGAGCAAGATTGGTTCGAGGAATACTTGGCGCCCATCATCAGCATCAAGGTGGTCGAAGGGGTGGATGAGGCGATTGCCCACATCAACCACTACAGCAGCCACCACACCGACGCCATCCTGACCCGCGACCACATGCACGCCCAGCGCTTCTTGCGCGAGGTGGACTCGGCCAGCGTCATGGTCAACGCCAGCACCCGCTTTGCCGATGGTTTTGAGTACGGCCTGGGTGCCGAAATCGGCATCAGCACCGACAAGTTCCATGCCCGGGGCCCAGTGGGCATCGAAGGCCTGACCTCGCTCAAGTACGTGGTGCTGGGCGAGGGCGAGGTGCGTGGCTGA
- a CDS encoding biopolymer transporter ExbD — translation MAFGRLETHKPHAPMSEINVTPMVDVMLVLLVIFILTAPLMTSAIRLDLPQAEGGEAGASPQALSLVVDAQGTVYLNDKPITAEALRLRLAEAAKRNPNAELELRADESVPYGRIVETMGLAQKAGLSRIGFVAQTPSTPKR, via the coding sequence CTTGAAACCCACAAGCCGCATGCACCCATGAGCGAGATCAACGTCACCCCCATGGTGGACGTGATGCTGGTGTTGCTGGTGATCTTCATTTTGACGGCACCCTTGATGACCAGTGCCATTCGCTTGGACTTGCCACAGGCTGAGGGCGGCGAGGCCGGGGCATCGCCTCAGGCGCTGTCTTTGGTGGTGGACGCCCAAGGCACGGTGTACCTGAACGACAAGCCCATCACCGCAGAAGCCCTGCGCCTGCGTTTGGCCGAAGCGGCCAAGCGCAACCCCAATGCCGAGCTGGAACTGCGTGCCGACGAGTCCGTCCCTTATGGCCGCATCGTCGAAACCATGGGTCTGGCCCAAAAAGCCGGGCTGTCGCGCATTGGGTTCGTTGCCCAGACGCCGTCCACCCCCAAGCGCTGA
- the holA gene encoding DNA polymerase III subunit delta, with protein sequence MQLALPQLSAHLQKGLRSLYVLHGDEALLIQEAVDAIRATARAQGYTERSVHTVSGAHFDWSEVLAAGGSLSLFADKQIVEVRVPSGKPGKEGSTAIQQLAASAQGNDSTLTLFLLPRLDAATRKGAWFGALENSGVSIQVDPVDRNALPHWIAQRLQQQGQRVVAGEEGQRTLQFFADRVEGNLLAAHQEIQKLGLLHPPGELNQEQVESAVVNVARYDVFKLSESVLSGQVARVQRMLDGLQAEGEAAVLVHYTLAEDIRALKRVKDAIAAGKPMPLALREQRVWGPRERLFERVLPRMTEARLNGLLQAAHQVDGIVKGLKVPDWPTDPWQALQRLALRFSRFCGVR encoded by the coding sequence ATGCAGTTGGCCCTTCCACAGTTGTCTGCGCACCTGCAAAAAGGCTTGCGCAGCCTGTACGTATTGCACGGCGACGAGGCCTTGCTGATCCAGGAAGCCGTCGACGCCATCCGCGCCACGGCGCGCGCTCAAGGCTACACCGAGCGCAGCGTGCACACCGTCTCGGGTGCACACTTTGATTGGAGCGAAGTGCTGGCCGCAGGCGGCTCGCTCAGCCTGTTTGCGGACAAACAAATCGTGGAAGTGCGCGTGCCTTCAGGCAAGCCGGGCAAGGAGGGCAGCACCGCCATTCAGCAACTGGCCGCGTCTGCCCAAGGCAACGACAGCACCCTGACGCTGTTTTTGCTGCCTCGCCTGGATGCCGCCACCCGCAAAGGGGCCTGGTTTGGCGCCTTGGAAAACTCGGGCGTGTCGATCCAGGTCGACCCGGTGGACCGCAACGCACTGCCCCATTGGATCGCGCAGCGCTTGCAGCAGCAAGGCCAGCGCGTGGTGGCAGGCGAAGAGGGCCAGCGCACCTTGCAGTTTTTTGCCGACCGCGTGGAAGGCAACTTGTTGGCCGCTCACCAAGAGATCCAAAAACTCGGTTTGCTTCATCCACCCGGTGAACTCAATCAAGAACAAGTCGAGTCGGCCGTGGTCAATGTGGCCCGCTACGACGTCTTCAAGCTGTCGGAGTCGGTGTTGTCGGGCCAGGTGGCCCGCGTGCAGCGCATGCTCGACGGTCTGCAGGCCGAGGGCGAAGCTGCGGTGCTGGTGCACTACACGCTGGCCGAAGACATCCGCGCTCTCAAACGCGTCAAAGACGCCATCGCCGCAGGCAAGCCCATGCCCTTGGCCTTGCGCGAACAGCGCGTGTGGGGGCCGCGGGAGCGCTTGTTTGAACGTGTGCTGCCCCGCATGACCGAAGCCCGTCTGAATGGTTTGCTGCAAGCGGCGCATCAGGTGGACGGCATCGTCAAAGGCCTCAAAGTCCCCGACTGGCCGACCGACCCCTGGCAAGCCCTGCAACGGCTGGCGCTGCGCTTTTCGCGTTTTTGCGGGGTCCGCTGA